A single genomic interval of Aureliella helgolandensis harbors:
- a CDS encoding glycogen debranching protein, giving the protein MNQWEQIEGTPYPLGAYWVAEDNAYNFSLYSKHAEAVHLLLYSKQDVVHPVFEYAMDYLKNKSGPVWHCRISRADAADAAYYAYRVDGPAPQGQFEWHSFDFEKVLLDPCARSVYFPDAFSRQAACRPGSNAGQAPLGVLPTQLCEIDWQDDKQPRHNSELVIYELHVKGFTQHPSSGVPESHRGTFLGIVDKIPYIVDLGITAVELMPVFQFDPDDDNYWGYMPLNFYSPHHAYATDPAACKVQAEFCTMVKALHAAGIEVILDVVYNHTCEGDQTGPTYSFKGIDNSSAYIITGNAEAPFANYSGTGNTLHTANRAVRRHIVDSLRFWDSEMHVDGFRFDLASIFTRSSDGSINLDDPPIISEIGTNADLTNNRLIAEPWDAGGEFQLGSKFPGQRWMQWNAHYRDTLQRFVRGDPGLVSDLMTRIYGSADLFPDDRFHAYQPPLSINYITSHDGSTLYDLVTYTNKRNWANGHNNTDGASESSWNSGWEGDENVPPEVFQLRKQQIKNFICLLMLSNGTPMFRMGDEFLQTQGGNTNPYNQDNETSWLDWSRQAIHQDVHRFVKHMIAFRRSHPSISRSRFWREDIKWYGTDYLVDMSPTSQQLAYCLHGGSQNDTDLYVMINAAATPATFGIQAGAPGTWHLAVDTSRPSPTDITLELTAPIEETNYQTAARSVVVLQSAEAPAPGKA; this is encoded by the coding sequence ATGAATCAATGGGAACAGATTGAAGGCACGCCCTATCCGCTCGGAGCCTACTGGGTCGCCGAAGACAACGCGTACAACTTTTCGCTCTACTCCAAACACGCTGAAGCAGTTCACCTGCTCTTGTACTCGAAGCAGGACGTAGTCCATCCCGTTTTCGAATACGCGATGGACTACCTGAAAAACAAGTCGGGTCCGGTGTGGCATTGCCGGATCAGCAGGGCCGATGCGGCGGACGCCGCGTACTACGCCTACCGGGTCGATGGACCAGCACCGCAGGGGCAATTCGAATGGCACAGCTTCGACTTCGAAAAAGTGTTGCTCGATCCCTGTGCCCGCAGTGTCTACTTTCCCGATGCCTTCAGCCGCCAAGCTGCTTGCCGCCCGGGCTCCAATGCTGGCCAAGCACCGCTGGGCGTACTTCCAACGCAGCTCTGCGAAATTGATTGGCAAGACGACAAGCAACCACGGCACAACAGCGAATTGGTGATCTATGAGCTGCACGTGAAGGGGTTTACGCAGCACCCAAGCTCCGGTGTGCCCGAGTCCCATCGTGGCACTTTCCTAGGCATTGTCGACAAGATCCCGTACATCGTCGACCTTGGGATCACTGCCGTTGAACTAATGCCCGTGTTCCAGTTTGATCCGGACGACGACAACTACTGGGGGTACATGCCACTGAACTTCTATTCACCCCATCATGCCTACGCCACGGACCCAGCTGCCTGCAAAGTCCAGGCCGAATTCTGTACGATGGTCAAGGCACTGCATGCGGCTGGCATCGAAGTCATCTTGGATGTCGTCTACAACCACACTTGCGAAGGCGATCAGACTGGACCGACCTACAGCTTCAAAGGGATCGACAACAGCTCCGCCTACATCATAACCGGCAATGCAGAGGCACCATTTGCTAACTACAGCGGTACGGGAAACACGCTACACACCGCCAACCGAGCCGTTCGCCGACACATTGTTGACAGTCTTCGATTTTGGGACAGCGAAATGCACGTCGACGGGTTCCGCTTCGACCTCGCGTCCATTTTCACGCGCAGCAGCGATGGCTCGATCAATCTCGATGACCCACCGATTATCAGTGAGATCGGCACCAACGCCGACTTAACCAACAATCGACTCATCGCCGAACCTTGGGATGCCGGAGGCGAATTCCAACTTGGTTCAAAATTCCCCGGGCAGCGATGGATGCAGTGGAACGCCCACTATCGCGATACCCTGCAACGCTTCGTCCGAGGTGATCCCGGTTTGGTATCCGACTTGATGACTAGGATCTACGGTAGCGCCGACCTCTTCCCCGATGATCGTTTTCACGCCTACCAACCTCCGCTAAGCATCAATTACATCACGTCCCACGATGGATCCACGCTGTACGATCTCGTTACCTACACCAACAAACGCAACTGGGCCAATGGCCACAACAACACCGACGGCGCGAGTGAATCGAGTTGGAATAGTGGCTGGGAGGGCGACGAAAACGTCCCTCCCGAGGTGTTCCAACTGCGGAAACAACAAATCAAGAACTTCATCTGCCTGCTGATGCTCTCCAATGGCACGCCAATGTTTCGCATGGGGGATGAATTTCTGCAAACGCAAGGCGGAAACACCAACCCCTACAACCAAGACAATGAAACGAGCTGGCTAGACTGGAGTCGCCAAGCGATCCATCAAGACGTGCACCGTTTCGTCAAACACATGATTGCCTTCCGCCGAAGCCATCCCTCGATCAGCCGATCAAGGTTTTGGCGAGAGGACATCAAGTGGTATGGAACAGATTACTTGGTCGATATGTCCCCTACTTCCCAGCAACTCGCCTACTGCCTCCACGGCGGATCCCAAAACGATACAGACCTCTACGTCATGATCAATGCCGCAGCCACACCAGCCACGTTTGGCATTCAAGCCGGTGCGCCCGGTACTTGGCACCTAGCCGTCGACACTTCCCGGCCGAGTCCAACAGATATCACACTAGAGCTCACCGCTCCAATCGAAGAGACAAACTATCAAACAGCAGCTCGAAGCGTCGTCGTCCTGCAAAGTGCAGAGGCACCTGCTCCTGGCAAGGCGTAG
- a CDS encoding NADP-dependent oxidoreductase yields the protein MSQSRQTNRRIVLNSRPHGAPRPDNFRMETSSLPVPADGQVLLRTVYLSLDPYMRGRMSDAASYAPPVELGEVMVGGTVCIVEQSQHSDFAPGDWVLANSGWQDYAVSGGQGLITLGQNLEHPSRSLGVLGMPGFTAYMGLLDIGRPQSGETVVVAAATGAVGSVVGQIAKLKGCRVVGVAGGPKKCKVGVEDFGLDMCLDHHAEDFSQQLADACPLGIDVYFESVGGKVFDAVLPLLNAKARIPICGLIAHYNDTEPPAGPDRLPMLMQTFLVRRIKAQGFIIFEDYGSRFGEFLENMTPWVSEGKVKILEDVVDGLERAPDAFIGLLEGDNFGKLTVRVGDEH from the coding sequence ATGTCTCAATCACGCCAGACCAATCGTAGGATCGTACTAAACTCCCGGCCCCATGGCGCTCCACGGCCCGACAACTTTCGAATGGAAACCTCCAGCTTGCCAGTCCCCGCCGATGGGCAGGTGTTGCTGCGAACGGTTTACCTGTCGCTTGATCCCTACATGCGGGGGCGCATGAGTGACGCAGCCTCTTACGCTCCACCGGTTGAGCTTGGCGAAGTGATGGTGGGTGGAACGGTTTGCATTGTCGAGCAATCCCAGCATTCTGACTTTGCACCGGGTGACTGGGTGTTGGCCAATTCAGGCTGGCAGGATTACGCAGTGTCGGGTGGGCAAGGTCTCATTACGTTAGGGCAAAATCTGGAACATCCATCCAGGTCTTTAGGTGTTCTGGGAATGCCCGGCTTCACGGCTTACATGGGGTTGCTCGATATTGGACGCCCACAATCCGGTGAGACGGTAGTGGTGGCTGCTGCGACCGGTGCGGTCGGCTCCGTCGTGGGGCAGATAGCCAAGCTAAAGGGATGCCGTGTCGTAGGAGTCGCAGGCGGTCCGAAGAAGTGCAAAGTCGGAGTGGAGGACTTTGGCTTGGACATGTGCTTGGATCACCACGCGGAGGATTTCTCTCAGCAACTCGCTGACGCTTGCCCGCTGGGCATCGACGTGTACTTTGAAAGCGTCGGCGGCAAAGTCTTCGACGCAGTCCTTCCGCTCTTGAACGCCAAGGCTCGCATTCCAATCTGTGGTTTAATCGCCCACTACAACGACACCGAGCCACCTGCCGGTCCGGATCGATTGCCCATGTTGATGCAGACCTTTTTGGTTCGACGCATCAAGGCACAAGGCTTCATCATCTTTGAAGACTACGGTTCGCGGTTTGGTGAATTTCTCGAGAACATGACGCCTTGGGTCTCGGAAGGCAAAGTAAAGATTCTCGAAGATGTCGTCGATGGACTGGAGAGAGCGCCAGACGCATTCATCGGCTTGCTCGAAGGTGATAACTTTGGCAAGCTCACTGTCCGCGTTGGCGACGAACACTAG
- a CDS encoding dihydroorotate dehydrogenase-like protein — protein sequence MSMSLKANYGGLKLASPVVVGACAMTMQDPARVAIQAAGAGAIVFPSLFEEQVIQWTKANGRSITESEQRLLDRAGRTQANWACPDAQSYLSMVNRATVTQSIPIIASLNGYTAGGWVDFAGELQEVGAAAIELNVHHSLAREYKSSAEIETTILDAVRDINAAISIPLFVKLGRNFTSIPHLATQLLSGTQGLVLYGRAPEVDICLDTLKPASKWKLTRAGVGTESLETLMQVHGFCPAMALAASGGVAQADDLIKVLLAGADVAMVTSAIYREGPDVIRTMLDGLRVFMEKHHMRSLRDLQMQRPLEFSGDEERAAYIDALSSRLDSSGAEPAKASLHSDRWGHVTE from the coding sequence ATGTCGATGAGTTTGAAGGCCAACTATGGCGGATTGAAATTGGCGTCACCCGTTGTCGTGGGGGCGTGTGCAATGACAATGCAGGACCCGGCACGCGTCGCCATTCAAGCGGCCGGTGCCGGCGCGATCGTGTTTCCATCGCTGTTCGAAGAGCAGGTGATTCAATGGACTAAGGCGAACGGTCGCTCCATAACGGAATCCGAACAACGTCTGCTGGACCGCGCCGGTCGAACTCAAGCCAACTGGGCGTGTCCTGACGCCCAGTCGTATCTTTCCATGGTCAATCGTGCAACGGTGACGCAATCCATCCCCATCATTGCAAGCTTGAACGGCTACACCGCAGGCGGCTGGGTGGACTTTGCTGGCGAGTTGCAAGAGGTTGGTGCGGCGGCGATTGAGCTGAACGTACACCACTCGCTTGCTCGTGAGTACAAGAGTTCAGCGGAGATTGAAACGACAATCCTCGATGCGGTGCGTGATATCAATGCAGCCATTAGCATCCCATTGTTTGTGAAGCTGGGCCGCAACTTTACGAGTATTCCACACCTTGCTACGCAACTACTATCGGGCACGCAGGGCCTCGTGCTCTACGGGCGAGCACCGGAAGTGGATATTTGCCTGGACACACTCAAGCCAGCGTCCAAGTGGAAGCTCACACGTGCCGGCGTTGGGACCGAATCTCTAGAGACTCTCATGCAGGTCCATGGATTCTGTCCAGCCATGGCGCTTGCGGCCAGTGGTGGAGTTGCCCAAGCCGACGATCTGATCAAAGTCTTGTTGGCGGGAGCCGACGTAGCGATGGTAACCTCGGCAATTTATCGCGAGGGCCCGGACGTCATCCGCACGATGCTGGACGGCCTACGCGTTTTCATGGAGAAACACCACATGCGATCTCTTCGCGACCTGCAAATGCAGCGACCGCTCGAATTCAGCGGCGACGAAGAGCGTGCCGCCTACATCGACGCGCTCTCGTCGCGGCTCGATAGCTCCGGCGCCGAACCGGCCAAAGCGTCTCTGCACTCCGATCGTTGGGGCCACGTTACTGAATGA
- a CDS encoding sigma-54-dependent transcriptional regulator, with translation MTETPMKILLVEDEDDFRNSCVRWMLRKGYEPTGASSAAEALSLLDRASFDVGVFDMNMPGMSGLELLQRISQDKIEIEVIMLTGQGTIETAVSAMKMGACDFLSKPCSLGDLENHCLMARERGELRKENKQLKAVISRQRPTAKLIGDSRQMRDLSRMIDKIAPTDKPVLLEGESGTGKEVVARLIQQASPLRDQPFVTINCAALPENLVESELFGHQKGSFTGATAEKPGLFEIADGGTIFIDEIGELPLALQPKLLRVLEDGSMRRVGCHRERRVSVRVIAATNRDLASEVKAGNFREDLYYRVNVLSLVLPPLREREGDVDRLLEHYLPPPWHVEPAVRDCLNRYPWPGNIRQLINVIQRATILADNHDITLDDLPTELTDFEGGAMPKLGRAPNTATEDQDLKQAELRNKQAVLGEPEFALDEVARMHVLEVLRRENGNKASAARKLRIHRRKLYRLLERYSQPDDGDRDSITTSILG, from the coding sequence ATGACAGAAACACCGATGAAGATTTTGCTGGTTGAGGATGAAGACGACTTTCGCAACTCGTGTGTTCGATGGATGCTACGGAAGGGCTATGAGCCTACGGGGGCCTCGAGCGCGGCTGAAGCGCTGAGTTTGTTGGACCGGGCGTCATTTGATGTGGGCGTGTTCGACATGAACATGCCGGGCATGTCTGGCCTGGAATTGCTACAGCGGATTTCGCAAGACAAGATTGAAATCGAAGTCATCATGCTGACCGGTCAAGGCACTATCGAAACGGCCGTCTCGGCAATGAAGATGGGAGCTTGTGATTTCTTGAGCAAGCCTTGTTCGCTGGGCGATCTGGAGAATCATTGTTTGATGGCCCGAGAACGGGGGGAACTGAGGAAGGAAAATAAGCAACTGAAAGCTGTCATTTCGCGACAGCGTCCCACGGCAAAGTTGATCGGGGATTCGAGACAGATGCGCGATCTCAGTCGCATGATCGACAAGATAGCCCCGACCGACAAGCCGGTCTTGCTCGAGGGAGAAAGTGGTACCGGAAAAGAAGTCGTGGCGAGATTGATTCAGCAAGCAAGCCCGCTTCGTGACCAACCGTTCGTGACTATCAACTGCGCAGCACTGCCAGAGAATTTAGTGGAGAGTGAGCTATTTGGCCATCAGAAAGGTTCGTTTACTGGAGCTACGGCGGAGAAACCAGGACTGTTCGAGATAGCGGACGGCGGCACCATCTTCATTGATGAAATTGGCGAGTTGCCTCTCGCGTTGCAGCCCAAACTCTTGCGTGTTTTGGAAGATGGTTCGATGCGGCGCGTTGGGTGTCATCGTGAACGCAGAGTGAGCGTTCGTGTGATCGCCGCCACCAACCGTGATTTGGCCAGCGAGGTCAAAGCGGGCAACTTTCGCGAAGACTTATACTATCGAGTCAATGTGCTGTCATTGGTGCTGCCCCCCCTCAGAGAACGCGAGGGGGATGTCGACCGATTGCTCGAGCACTACTTACCCCCGCCTTGGCATGTGGAACCGGCGGTTCGCGATTGTTTGAACCGGTATCCTTGGCCTGGGAATATTCGCCAGCTGATCAATGTCATTCAGCGTGCGACAATCCTCGCGGACAACCATGACATCACCTTGGACGATTTGCCAACCGAGCTCACCGACTTCGAAGGTGGTGCAATGCCCAAGTTAGGGCGGGCACCCAATACAGCCACCGAGGATCAAGATTTGAAACAGGCTGAGCTGAGGAACAAGCAAGCTGTGTTGGGAGAACCCGAATTTGCATTGGATGAAGTCGCCCGCATGCACGTTTTGGAAGTCCTCAGACGCGAAAACGGAAACAAGGCGAGCGCCGCGCGTAAACTGCGGATTCATCGCCGCAAGCTTTATCGATTGTTAGAACGGTACAGCCAACCCGACGATGGCGATCGAGACTCCATCACCACATCCATCCTGGGCTAA
- a CDS encoding two-component system sensor histidine kinase NtrB: MQSNAYPIRQNRLANLLIDASPIAMVMTDAQGTIVLVNRIAESWFGYLEDELVGRSLETLVPDDYRSAHVSQRACFMSQTRARPMAEGRRVQAKRKDGTLFPVQVTLHPLTIGADQMILANVTNLGANPDEEKRIQGEKLAGILEMTTGLTHETNNALQRARSCLDLLQMDLSHNPELMNLTDRIREALQDLHKNFEEVKNYAAPIKLKLSRRINLGQLCQTVFDELTESSNIQHSLSIKTDQSYGRLCIDVPRIGQALRAVLSNALAASPTGAKIEFSCQTSGASSGQSIEIIIRDYGPGFCENIANRLFEPFFTTKQRGTGLGLAVCRRVVEAHDGTITAENHPAGGVLVRITMPYEPCGG, from the coding sequence ATGCAATCCAATGCATACCCCATTCGCCAAAACCGCCTTGCAAATTTGTTGATCGACGCATCGCCAATTGCAATGGTAATGACCGATGCGCAGGGAACGATCGTTCTGGTCAACCGAATTGCTGAGTCCTGGTTCGGCTATCTCGAAGATGAATTGGTCGGCAGATCGCTGGAAACACTGGTGCCCGACGACTACCGCAGCGCCCATGTGTCACAGCGAGCGTGCTTTATGTCACAAACGCGCGCTCGACCGATGGCTGAAGGACGCCGCGTGCAGGCAAAACGTAAAGACGGTACGCTATTTCCCGTCCAAGTCACGTTGCATCCGCTGACAATTGGGGCGGACCAAATGATACTCGCAAACGTTACGAATCTGGGGGCCAATCCGGACGAAGAAAAGCGAATTCAGGGCGAAAAACTGGCAGGAATTCTGGAAATGACCACTGGTTTGACGCACGAGACCAACAATGCGCTTCAACGGGCACGCTCCTGCCTCGACCTGCTTCAAATGGATCTATCCCACAATCCCGAGTTGATGAATTTGACCGACCGGATCCGAGAGGCGTTGCAGGACCTCCACAAGAACTTTGAAGAGGTGAAAAACTATGCCGCACCGATCAAACTGAAGCTCTCACGCAGAATTAATCTGGGGCAACTTTGTCAGACCGTCTTCGACGAACTCACCGAATCCTCAAACATCCAGCATTCTCTGTCGATTAAGACAGATCAATCGTATGGTCGTCTGTGCATCGATGTCCCGAGGATCGGACAAGCATTGCGAGCCGTTTTGTCGAACGCACTTGCGGCAAGCCCGACGGGCGCGAAGATTGAGTTTTCCTGTCAAACGTCGGGAGCAAGCAGTGGACAATCCATTGAAATCATCATCCGCGATTATGGTCCTGGATTTTGCGAAAACATAGCAAATCGGTTGTTCGAGCCGTTCTTTACCACCAAGCAACGCGGTACTGGACTTGGGTTAGCCGTCTGTCGACGGGTCGTTGAAGCTCACGATGGCACAATCACCGCTGAGAATCACCCCGCTGGTGGCGTTCTCGTCCGCATCACCATGCCTTACGAACCGTGCGGAGGCTAG
- a CDS encoding response regulator: MTEKRVLIVDDDDDIRANIKDILDELGFQTDTAQDGAEALRLAGHHQYDVALLDYQMPGMDGATLHSELLKIQPNIVSIMVTAFAGADGAKRTVDLGVRRILRKPVNLDELLPMVAEA, translated from the coding sequence ATGACTGAAAAGCGTGTCTTGATTGTCGACGACGATGACGACATTCGAGCCAATATTAAGGATATCCTAGACGAACTGGGCTTTCAGACCGATACGGCCCAAGATGGCGCCGAAGCGCTGCGGCTAGCCGGCCATCATCAGTACGACGTCGCACTGTTGGACTACCAAATGCCCGGGATGGACGGGGCAACTTTGCACAGCGAGCTACTGAAAATTCAGCCGAACATCGTATCGATTATGGTGACTGCCTTTGCGGGGGCTGATGGCGCCAAACGTACCGTCGACCTCGGAGTGCGACGTATTCTGAGAAAGCCTGTGAATCTCGACGAGCTATTGCCGATGGTTGCCGAAGCCTAA
- a CDS encoding two-component system sensor histidine kinase NtrB, which translates to MMEREHALLKSILETAVDGIIVIDARGNIESVNPATERLFHFTQAELVGQNVKILMPAPYREEHDDYLENYHETGQRKILGSGREVTGQRKDGSTFPLHLAVSEINVGDRTLFAGIVRDITDLKEAQRELTELNASLDERVRQQALELQAAQAELVRKEKFATLGQISGGIAHEIRNPLNVVKTSAYYLLNAKTPTPEKVREHLERIDRQVGMIDNVVTALADVSRMPDPEVRPWEIQSLVRDVIASTNIPQGMVIDEQLPAGFPRVLVDGNQLSIVLRNLVRNALDAMPNGGTLTVVGTADEQGVTIEVRDTGSGISPDDLERITEPFFSTKPRGMGLGLAITKTILEKNRGTIRVSSELGKGTQFFVSLPIAEGPTTKPTATYGVTADD; encoded by the coding sequence ATGATGGAACGCGAACACGCCTTACTGAAGTCTATCCTTGAGACGGCGGTTGACGGGATCATTGTTATTGATGCAAGGGGTAATATTGAGTCCGTCAATCCGGCAACCGAGCGACTGTTTCATTTCACCCAAGCTGAGCTGGTGGGGCAGAATGTCAAAATTCTGATGCCGGCACCGTATCGTGAAGAACACGATGACTACTTAGAAAATTATCACGAAACCGGCCAACGCAAGATTCTGGGAAGCGGTCGTGAGGTGACCGGTCAGCGGAAGGACGGTAGTACGTTTCCGTTGCATTTGGCGGTCAGCGAAATCAACGTGGGCGACAGGACGCTATTTGCAGGGATCGTTCGAGATATTACCGATTTGAAGGAAGCGCAACGAGAGTTGACCGAACTGAATGCGAGTCTCGACGAACGCGTCAGGCAGCAGGCGTTAGAGTTGCAGGCAGCCCAAGCGGAATTGGTGCGCAAGGAAAAGTTTGCGACGCTCGGACAGATCTCGGGCGGGATCGCGCATGAAATTCGCAATCCACTAAACGTGGTGAAGACTTCCGCCTACTATTTGCTGAATGCAAAAACACCAACGCCCGAAAAGGTGCGTGAACACTTGGAACGCATCGATCGCCAAGTCGGGATGATTGACAACGTCGTCACGGCGCTTGCGGATGTATCGAGAATGCCTGATCCGGAGGTGCGCCCTTGGGAGATTCAAAGCCTGGTGAGGGATGTGATCGCTAGCACGAACATACCGCAGGGGATGGTCATCGACGAGCAATTGCCCGCCGGCTTTCCTCGAGTTCTCGTCGACGGAAATCAGCTATCCATCGTGCTGCGAAATCTCGTCCGAAATGCGTTGGATGCCATGCCTAACGGGGGAACTTTGACCGTCGTGGGCACCGCCGATGAGCAAGGCGTGACGATTGAGGTTCGCGACACTGGATCTGGGATTTCTCCCGACGATCTAGAGCGCATTACCGAACCTTTTTTCTCCACTAAACCGAGAGGTATGGGGCTCGGGTTAGCAATCACCAAAACCATCCTGGAAAAGAATCGAGGCACAATTCGCGTTAGCAGCGAATTGGGGAAAGGGACCCAGTTCTTCGTTTCTCTACCAATTGCAGAAGGTCCGACGACGAAACCTACAGCCACATATGGGGTAACGGCCGATGACTGA
- a CDS encoding ATP-binding protein — protein sequence MTDELDILLVEDDAATRANLCDILELDGHRVRFAASLAEAKRQLEAAPVSLVILDRRLPDGTSGEFLPELQLLLPGAEVIVVTGYADMDSTIEAFRSGVADYILKPINPDALRQSVRRIVRQRHMEAELHHEQKFANKILATAEAIVLVLDLSGLIRRFNPYFTKIAGWDFDELRGRDWFENCIPERDRERVRRVFLETAHEAHSAGLLNPIRTKDGRERQIRWSNTTLKDQGDAVTSVLAVGVDVTELITAQELAMRSERLAAIGQTMAGLAHESRNALQRIKASVEMLSLEIPGNSEASVDLNSIARATGDLHTLLEEVRAYAAPIHLRRRSVQLPEVWRRVWDDLEGVRCGREAVLDDGECGCENVVEVDVAKMEQVFRNLFENSLAACSDPVKISLRCQCSGPETMLVEVRDNGPGLTLEQQSQLFDPFYTTKSTGTGLGMSIVQRIIDAHGGEIRVVESTSGACFEFRLSKQRDGNPQRSCQENP from the coding sequence ATGACAGACGAGTTGGACATACTGCTCGTCGAGGACGACGCCGCCACGCGGGCTAATCTTTGCGACATTCTCGAGCTAGACGGTCATCGCGTCCGGTTCGCAGCTTCGCTGGCTGAAGCAAAGCGACAGCTTGAGGCCGCACCGGTGTCTTTGGTCATCTTAGATCGGCGCTTGCCCGATGGGACTTCTGGAGAATTCTTGCCCGAATTGCAGCTTCTGCTGCCTGGGGCGGAAGTGATCGTCGTGACGGGGTACGCCGACATGGACAGCACGATCGAAGCATTTCGCAGCGGAGTTGCCGACTACATTCTGAAACCGATCAACCCAGATGCACTTCGTCAAAGCGTCCGTCGCATTGTTCGCCAGCGTCACATGGAAGCTGAATTGCATCACGAGCAGAAGTTTGCGAACAAAATTTTGGCCACGGCCGAGGCGATCGTTCTGGTGCTGGATCTCAGCGGCCTTATCCGCCGTTTCAACCCGTACTTCACCAAGATTGCGGGGTGGGATTTCGACGAACTGCGCGGTCGCGACTGGTTTGAAAACTGTATTCCCGAACGGGACAGAGAGCGGGTGCGTCGCGTTTTTCTCGAGACGGCTCACGAAGCCCATTCGGCGGGGCTCCTGAATCCCATTCGCACCAAAGATGGTCGAGAGCGTCAAATCCGCTGGTCCAACACGACGCTCAAAGACCAAGGAGACGCGGTTACCTCAGTACTGGCCGTCGGTGTGGATGTGACCGAATTGATCACCGCTCAAGAGCTGGCCATGCGGTCCGAACGACTGGCCGCGATCGGGCAGACGATGGCAGGACTCGCACACGAGAGTCGCAACGCCCTGCAACGGATTAAAGCCAGCGTGGAGATGCTTTCTCTGGAGATCCCAGGGAACTCGGAGGCGAGCGTTGATCTGAACTCTATCGCACGAGCTACAGGGGATTTGCATACCTTATTGGAAGAAGTCCGCGCGTACGCTGCACCGATTCATCTCCGCCGAAGGTCTGTTCAGTTGCCTGAAGTGTGGCGCCGCGTCTGGGATGATTTGGAGGGAGTTCGATGCGGCCGGGAAGCAGTCTTGGATGACGGTGAATGTGGCTGTGAGAACGTCGTAGAGGTCGATGTGGCGAAAATGGAACAGGTGTTTCGAAACCTATTCGAGAACTCGCTCGCCGCCTGCAGTGATCCCGTCAAGATCAGCCTTCGCTGTCAATGCAGCGGGCCAGAAACAATGCTGGTCGAAGTGCGTGACAATGGTCCTGGGCTCACGCTTGAGCAGCAAAGCCAGTTGTTTGACCCCTTCTATACAACCAAGAGCACCGGTACCGGATTGGGGATGTCGATTGTGCAACGGATCATCGATGCTCACGGCGGCGAAATTCGAGTCGTCGAGTCGACGTCCGGTGCCTGCTTTGAATTTCGGTTGTCGAAGCAACGTGATGGCAATCCGCAGCGATCTTGCCAGGAGAACCCATAA
- a CDS encoding universal stress protein gives MKILLATDGSENSKIATKFVGGLAQQNEIDVTVLTVSYNPTQYSSQPWMPEWTAAEEERTRDLLDATRAQLGDRCRSLNVVHKCGATVPCILDQAAEIEADLIVVGAKGHSAIHRVLLGSVSDSVATHAKCSVLVVRPGTDVEKDSKRIVVGFDQSAASREAVAEFMDLKWDRASEVNVVSVVEQPAVFFGEGYSGPPIIVEPQQIEALQRNAERMASQIASMLPKTNTLVPTSSHVGSAIANVAEETKADLVLVGDTGHSLLGELLLGSTSKYLLRHAPCSVWISRHHFKADEAE, from the coding sequence ATGAAAATCTTGCTTGCGACAGATGGTTCGGAAAATTCCAAAATCGCCACCAAGTTCGTGGGGGGGCTCGCCCAGCAAAACGAGATTGATGTGACCGTGCTAACGGTCAGCTACAATCCCACCCAGTATTCGAGCCAACCTTGGATGCCAGAATGGACGGCAGCCGAGGAGGAGCGCACGCGAGATCTCCTCGATGCAACACGCGCGCAGCTCGGCGACCGCTGCCGCTCGCTAAACGTTGTCCACAAGTGTGGTGCTACCGTGCCGTGCATTCTCGATCAAGCGGCTGAAATCGAAGCGGATTTGATCGTCGTCGGTGCCAAGGGACACTCGGCGATTCACCGCGTCCTATTGGGTAGTGTTTCCGACAGCGTCGCCACGCACGCCAAATGCTCCGTGCTGGTTGTACGGCCAGGAACCGACGTGGAGAAAGATTCGAAGCGTATCGTCGTCGGGTTCGATCAATCCGCTGCCTCACGCGAGGCTGTCGCAGAATTTATGGATTTGAAGTGGGATCGCGCATCCGAGGTCAACGTGGTTAGCGTCGTTGAACAACCGGCTGTCTTCTTCGGTGAAGGCTATTCCGGCCCGCCCATCATTGTGGAGCCCCAACAGATCGAAGCCCTCCAACGCAATGCCGAGCGGATGGCCAGCCAAATTGCATCGATGCTCCCCAAAACAAACACGCTGGTCCCGACCTCCAGCCATGTCGGAAGCGCCATCGCCAATGTAGCGGAAGAGACCAAGGCCGATCTTGTGCTTGTCGGCGACACCGGGCACAGTCTGCTAGGTGAACTGCTACTGGGAAGCACCTCGAAATATCTTCTGCGACATGCTCCCTGCAGCGTTTGGATATCTCGCCATCATTTCAAGGCAGATGAAGCGGAATAA